In Acidiphilium acidophilum, one genomic interval encodes:
- a CDS encoding NAD(P)/FAD-dependent oxidoreductase, whose amino-acid sequence MSMATWMGEQKTGGPEQITIFTPGETIAEDAGLEIVKKFLGLAGGMGMKYKNNVQDIKKLTATTIEFANGETIDAELKILLPDWVAHDFLKGLPISDDQGFIITDLLMRNPKYPNVFAAGDCAAVTVPKLGAIGHQEAEIVAMQIAKDLGHLSAEKADQKLEPVVMCIGDMGAGKAFYIRSNVWFGGKDEVLEIGRVPYQLKMRYRDMFIANSGRIPAIGLVLAQFAAEHIKV is encoded by the coding sequence ATGTCGATGGCGACGTGGATGGGCGAACAGAAAACCGGTGGCCCCGAGCAGATCACCATCTTCACCCCCGGCGAGACCATCGCCGAGGATGCCGGCCTGGAGATTGTGAAAAAATTCCTCGGGCTCGCCGGCGGCATGGGCATGAAATACAAGAACAATGTTCAGGACATCAAAAAACTCACCGCCACCACCATCGAATTCGCCAATGGCGAAACCATCGATGCCGAGCTGAAAATCCTTCTGCCCGACTGGGTCGCCCATGATTTCCTCAAGGGCCTGCCGATTTCCGACGATCAGGGCTTCATCATCACCGACCTGCTGATGCGCAACCCGAAATACCCCAACGTCTTCGCCGCCGGCGACTGCGCGGCGGTCACGGTGCCGAAACTCGGCGCGATCGGGCATCAGGAAGCCGAAATCGTCGCGATGCAGATCGCGAAGGATCTCGGCCATCTGAGCGCCGAAAAAGCCGACCAGAAACTGGAACCGGTGGTCATGTGCATCGGCGATATGGGCGCGGGCAAAGCCTTCTATATCCGTTCGAACGTCTGGTTCGGCGGCAAGGACGAGGTGCTCGAAATCGGCCGCGTGCCCTACCAGCTGAAAATGCGCTACCGCGACATGTTCATCGCCAATTCCGGCCGCATCCCCGCGATCGGTCTCGTGCTCGCGCAATTCGCAGCCGAACACATCAAGGTCTGA
- a CDS encoding IS1595 family transposase: protein MARNAVQFQKGLSEAEFDGLYGTEEQCRAVVIKLRWPNGFSCPVCGGTSHSIHTSRGLFQCTRCRRQTSPTAGTIFAATKLPLRTWFRAMYHMTQSKQGISSIELGRRLGVRQTTAWMLKHKLQQAMMERDGRKRLKGRIEIDDAVLGGQRSGGKRGRGAPGKTPFVAAVETTEDGKAVQLKLRRVAGFTGQEISRFALRSLDPACNVVSDGLACFHRVTDAGCAHQAIVTGGGAEAARHPVFRWVNTTLGNIKSAIVGTYRAISSKHTPRYLAEFEYRYNRRYDLASMIPRLGYAVVHAPPMPYRLLKLAEVYG, encoded by the coding sequence ATGGCGCGCAACGCTGTGCAATTTCAGAAAGGGCTGAGCGAGGCTGAATTCGACGGGCTTTACGGCACGGAGGAGCAATGCCGGGCGGTGGTGATCAAGCTGCGGTGGCCGAACGGCTTTTCCTGTCCGGTCTGCGGTGGGACGTCGCACAGCATCCACACATCGCGGGGGCTGTTTCAATGCACGCGCTGCCGTCGGCAGACCTCGCCGACCGCGGGAACGATCTTCGCTGCGACGAAATTGCCGCTGCGTACGTGGTTCCGGGCGATGTACCACATGACGCAGAGCAAACAGGGGATCTCCTCGATCGAGCTCGGCCGACGCCTCGGTGTCCGCCAGACGACGGCGTGGATGCTCAAGCACAAGCTGCAGCAGGCGATGATGGAGCGTGACGGACGCAAACGTCTGAAAGGGCGGATCGAGATCGACGACGCGGTTCTCGGCGGTCAGCGCTCCGGTGGTAAGCGAGGACGCGGCGCGCCAGGCAAAACCCCGTTTGTCGCGGCGGTCGAGACGACCGAAGACGGCAAGGCGGTCCAGTTGAAACTGCGCCGGGTCGCGGGGTTCACCGGCCAGGAGATTTCGCGTTTCGCGTTGCGCAGTCTCGATCCCGCCTGCAATGTGGTCAGTGACGGGTTGGCCTGCTTTCATCGGGTCACCGACGCCGGGTGTGCGCATCAGGCAATCGTCACCGGAGGCGGTGCCGAAGCCGCGCGTCACCCGGTGTTCCGATGGGTCAACACAACCCTTGGGAACATCAAGTCCGCGATCGTCGGCACCTACCGGGCCATCAGCAGCAAACACACGCCGCGATATCTCGCCGAATTCGAGTACCGCTATAATCGCCGATACGATCTCGCCAGCATGATCCCAAGGCTCGGATACGCCGTCGTCCACGCCCCGCCAATGCCATACAGACTGCTGAAACTGGCGGAGGTTTATGGGTAA
- the coxB gene encoding cytochrome c oxidase subunit II, with protein sequence MKRSNRYLLLALGTALAGAVLVHPALAATFPKNSAGFPIHAPKPWEWWFQPAASPIQKSINWMMQFVLWIMFGVVLLVAGLLGYIMVRFNAKRNPVPSTTTHNTLIEVLWTVVPALLLVVIFVPSLNMIYQQSDYKNPYMTVRVTGHQWYWEYKYMQAKSVDFTSYAIPPNQLKPGQIKQLSVDHPLVVPANKKIVFQITSGDVLHSFFIPSLGVQRYAIPGQYWHQWTKIDAPGIYYGECNQICGMNHDDMPIEIVALPMAQFQSWLAEAKKDAAQGDVPPIHKYEVMAEAAAAKDASADRPGIALASAGN encoded by the coding sequence ATGAAGCGTTCTAACCGATATCTGCTCCTGGCGCTCGGCACTGCACTTGCGGGTGCCGTGCTCGTTCATCCGGCTCTCGCCGCGACATTTCCCAAGAACAGCGCAGGATTTCCGATCCATGCGCCGAAGCCCTGGGAATGGTGGTTCCAGCCGGCGGCCAGCCCGATCCAGAAAAGCATCAACTGGATGATGCAGTTCGTGCTGTGGATCATGTTCGGCGTCGTGCTGCTGGTCGCCGGGTTGCTCGGCTATATTATGGTGCGGTTCAACGCCAAGCGAAACCCGGTTCCTTCGACCACGACACACAATACCTTGATCGAAGTGCTGTGGACCGTGGTGCCAGCCTTGTTGCTGGTGGTGATTTTCGTCCCCTCGCTCAACATGATCTATCAGCAGTCGGACTACAAAAACCCTTACATGACAGTGCGGGTGACCGGACATCAATGGTATTGGGAATACAAGTATATGCAGGCGAAATCGGTCGATTTCACCTCCTATGCGATTCCGCCGAACCAGCTCAAGCCGGGTCAGATCAAGCAATTGTCGGTCGATCATCCGCTCGTCGTGCCGGCGAACAAAAAGATCGTGTTCCAGATCACCAGCGGCGACGTGCTGCACTCCTTTTTCATTCCCTCGCTCGGCGTGCAGCGTTACGCGATTCCCGGCCAGTACTGGCATCAATGGACCAAGATCGACGCGCCGGGGATTTATTACGGCGAGTGCAACCAGATCTGCGGCATGAACCATGACGACATGCCGATCGAGATCGTGGCCCTGCCGATGGCGCAGTTCCAGTCATGGCTGGCGGAAGCGAAAAAAGACGCGGCGCAGGGCGACGTGCCGCCGATCCACAAATACGAGGTCATGGCCGAAGCCGCCGCTGCCAAGGATGCCAGCGCGGATCGCCCGGGCATCGCCCTCGCCAGCGCAGGAAACTAA
- a CDS encoding class I SAM-dependent methyltransferase — protein sequence MSDTFKTGRADPLAASSLDADAVRAAYRRWAGVYDNVFGAISGPARRAAVAAVNRAPGLNVLEVGVGTGLALPLYRSEKRITGIDLSAEMLDRARIRVREQSLSNVDHLLELDAEDTGFEADRFDIAVAMFVASVVPHPRKLADELRRVVRPGGTILFVNHFAADGGPVWWVERAMAPASRALGWHPDFTIDRLIAPDDATALVTTKMRPFGLFRLVSMVNPA from the coding sequence ATGAGCGATACTTTCAAGACAGGTCGGGCCGACCCGCTCGCCGCGAGCAGCCTCGATGCCGATGCGGTGCGCGCGGCGTATCGCCGCTGGGCGGGCGTTTACGACAATGTGTTCGGCGCGATTTCCGGACCGGCGCGCCGGGCGGCAGTGGCGGCGGTCAATCGCGCGCCGGGGCTAAATGTGCTGGAGGTCGGCGTCGGCACCGGTCTCGCTCTGCCGCTCTACCGCAGCGAGAAGCGGATTACCGGGATCGATCTCTCGGCCGAAATGCTCGACCGCGCCCGTATCCGGGTGCGCGAGCAAAGTCTTTCCAATGTCGATCACCTGCTCGAACTCGACGCCGAGGATACCGGGTTCGAGGCTGACCGGTTCGATATCGCGGTGGCGATGTTCGTCGCCTCGGTGGTGCCGCATCCGCGCAAACTGGCCGATGAGCTGCGTCGTGTGGTTCGTCCGGGCGGCACCATCCTGTTCGTCAATCATTTCGCTGCCGATGGCGGGCCGGTCTGGTGGGTCGAGCGGGCGATGGCGCCGGCCTCGCGCGCGCTGGGCTGGCATCCCGATTTCACGATCGACCGGCTGATCGCGCCGGACGACGCGACGGCGCTGGTGACGACGAAAATGCGGCCATTCGGTCTGTTCCGGCTGGTTTCGATGGTCAATCCCGCCTGA
- a CDS encoding GcrA family cell cycle regulator — MEWTDDAIIRLRNLWDEGLSTAEIGRRLSISKNSVVGKAHRLELPARPSPIRRDPAAAAVREPAPRRVSGPTLPSLAAPAEPEAPRVVARAMPPVSAEAPSDRAPVPRPSTPAMRPMLAAVSGNTSGPQPVRLAPRTPSCCWPIGEPGTPNFRFCGDPALANKPYCGPHAEIAYVRVRDRREDVA, encoded by the coding sequence ATGGAATGGACAGACGACGCAATCATCCGGCTCCGCAATCTATGGGATGAGGGCCTGTCCACCGCCGAGATCGGGCGGCGGCTGAGCATCTCGAAGAATTCGGTGGTCGGCAAGGCCCACCGGCTGGAACTGCCGGCCCGACCCTCGCCGATCCGGCGCGATCCGGCGGCGGCTGCGGTGCGGGAACCCGCGCCGCGCCGGGTTTCCGGCCCCACCCTGCCGTCTCTCGCCGCCCCGGCGGAACCGGAAGCGCCGCGCGTGGTCGCCCGGGCAATGCCGCCGGTTTCAGCCGAGGCGCCATCGGATCGGGCGCCGGTGCCGCGCCCCTCGACCCCGGCGATGCGCCCGATGCTCGCCGCTGTAAGCGGAAACACAAGCGGGCCGCAACCCGTCCGGCTTGCGCCGCGCACACCTTCGTGCTGCTGGCCGATCGGCGAGCCGGGCACCCCGAATTTCCGCTTCTGCGGCGATCCGGCCCTGGCCAACAAACCTTATTGCGGCCCCCATGCCGAAATCGCCTATGTGCGGGTTCGCGACCGGCGTGAGGATGTCGCCTGA
- a CDS encoding NAD(P)/FAD-dependent oxidoreductase: protein MPDHDTHQGQPHILVLGGNFAGLAAAQDVRRLCGDAVRITLIDRRDYLLFIPNIPADVFANRNPADHQIVPIRPILKKSDVTFIQAEIGAIDVDAKSVTFVPNERSGEETETLTYDYLVIALGNRLSFDRIEGFAEYGHTVSDLYHGEKLRKYLYLLTHLDPPISLRYETGT from the coding sequence ATGCCGGATCACGACACGCACCAGGGCCAGCCGCATATCCTCGTCCTCGGCGGTAATTTCGCTGGCCTCGCGGCGGCGCAGGATGTTCGACGCCTCTGCGGCGATGCGGTCCGGATCACCCTGATCGACCGGCGCGACTATCTGTTGTTCATCCCGAACATTCCCGCCGACGTGTTCGCCAACCGCAACCCGGCGGACCACCAGATCGTTCCGATCCGCCCGATCCTGAAGAAATCCGACGTCACGTTCATTCAGGCGGAGATCGGCGCGATCGACGTCGATGCGAAATCGGTCACCTTCGTGCCCAATGAGCGCTCCGGCGAAGAGACCGAAACGCTGACCTACGATTATCTGGTCATCGCGCTCGGCAACCGCCTCTCGTTCGACCGGATCGAGGGTTTCGCCGAATACGGCCACACCGTCAGCGACCTCTATCACGGTGAAAAACTCCGCAAATACCTTTACCTGCTTACCCATCTTGATCCGCCGATTTCTCTGCGGTACGAAACGGGAACATAG
- a CDS encoding NAD(P)H-dependent flavin oxidoreductase: MKTINPIRMGGIDVLPLVEGGKGVAISNGLSAGQWAASGGVGTFSAVNADAYDENGRAIPQLYHGSTRRARHEELVAYAIDGGIAQAQRAHEESGGQGRIHANILWEMGGAERVINGILEGAKGLINGITCGAGMPYKLSEIAARFNVHYYPIVSSARAFNALWRRAYHKAADLMGGVVYEDPWLAGGHNGLSNSEDPTRPENPLPRVIALRKQMREFGLDATPIIMAGGVWWLEEWEDWLDNPDVGPIAFQFGTRPLLTRESPISEVWKQKLLTLKKGDIFLNRFSPTGFYSSAVNNEFIQGLRARSERQVAYTTEPVGAHTAEYGVGPRKRPVWLTAPDLARVRGWEREGFTEALRTPDSTLIFETPEASEAIRLDQVNCMGCLSHCRFSNWSQEEPDFSTGKKADPRSFCIQKTLQDIAHDGENPASVDHNLMFSGHNGYRFATDPFYSNGFIPTVKQLFERIMTGR; the protein is encoded by the coding sequence ATGAAAACGATCAACCCGATCCGTATGGGCGGAATCGATGTCCTGCCGCTGGTCGAGGGCGGCAAGGGCGTCGCGATTTCCAACGGGCTGTCCGCCGGTCAATGGGCGGCGTCCGGCGGCGTCGGCACGTTCAGCGCGGTCAACGCCGATGCGTATGATGAGAACGGCCGGGCCATTCCGCAGCTCTATCACGGCAGCACCCGCCGCGCCCGCCATGAGGAACTCGTCGCCTACGCGATCGACGGCGGCATCGCCCAGGCGCAGCGCGCCCACGAGGAATCCGGCGGCCAGGGCCGGATCCACGCCAATATCCTTTGGGAAATGGGCGGGGCCGAACGGGTGATCAACGGCATTCTCGAAGGGGCCAAGGGGCTGATCAACGGCATCACCTGTGGTGCCGGCATGCCCTACAAGCTCTCCGAAATCGCCGCGCGCTTCAACGTCCATTACTACCCGATCGTCTCTTCCGCCCGCGCCTTCAACGCCCTCTGGCGCCGCGCCTACCACAAGGCCGCCGACCTGATGGGCGGCGTGGTCTATGAAGACCCCTGGCTCGCCGGCGGCCATAACGGCCTCTCCAACTCCGAAGATCCGACCCGCCCGGAAAACCCGCTGCCCCGCGTCATCGCGCTGCGCAAGCAGATGCGCGAATTCGGGCTCGATGCCACGCCGATCATCATGGCCGGCGGCGTCTGGTGGCTGGAGGAATGGGAGGACTGGCTCGACAACCCCGATGTCGGCCCGATCGCCTTCCAGTTCGGCACCCGCCCGCTGCTGACCCGCGAAAGCCCGATCAGCGAGGTCTGGAAACAAAAACTCCTCACGTTGAAAAAAGGTGACATTTTCCTCAACCGTTTCTCGCCCACCGGCTTTTATTCCAGCGCGGTGAACAACGAGTTCATCCAGGGGCTGCGCGCCCGCTCCGAGCGACAGGTCGCCTACACCACCGAACCGGTCGGCGCCCACACCGCCGAATACGGCGTCGGCCCGCGCAAACGCCCGGTATGGCTCACCGCGCCCGATCTGGCGCGCGTGCGCGGCTGGGAGCGCGAAGGCTTCACCGAAGCCCTGCGCACCCCGGATTCGACCCTGATCTTCGAAACCCCCGAAGCCTCCGAGGCCATCCGTCTCGATCAGGTCAACTGCATGGGCTGCCTGTCGCATTGCCGCTTCTCCAACTGGTCGCAGGAAGAGCCCGATTTCTCGACCGGCAAGAAAGCCGACCCGCGGAGCTTCTGCATCCAGAAAACCCTGCAGGACATCGCGCATGACGGCGAAAACCCCGCCTCGGTCGATCATAACCTGATGTTCAGCGGCCATAACGGCTACCGCTTCGCGACCGACCCGTTCTATTCCAACGGCTTCATCCCCACCGTGAAGCAATTGTTCGAACGGATCATGACCGGGCGCTGA
- a CDS encoding HesA/MoeB/ThiF family protein, which produces MDLSFSEAEIARYSRHILLREVGGTGQAKLRAASALIVGAGGLGSPAALYLAAAGIGRISIIDHDTLELSNLQRQIAHSMASIGQGKAASAAGAMRGINPEIDVTPIAGRIGADNVADLVGGHDIVLDGTDNFATRFLVADACVRARVTLVSAAVLRFEGQISTFKPHAGPDCPCYRCLYPEPPPEGMVPSCSEAGVLGPVTGVMGCLQASEAIKEILGIGVSLAGRLLLWDALDMRFRMIGVPREPGCAVCGGQATP; this is translated from the coding sequence ATGGATCTGAGTTTCAGCGAAGCCGAGATCGCCCGCTATTCGCGCCATATATTGTTGCGCGAGGTGGGCGGGACCGGGCAGGCGAAGTTGCGCGCGGCTTCGGCATTGATCGTCGGGGCGGGCGGGCTCGGCAGCCCGGCGGCGCTGTATCTCGCGGCGGCGGGGATCGGGCGGATTTCGATCATCGATCACGATACGCTGGAGCTTTCCAACCTGCAGCGCCAGATCGCACATTCGATGGCCTCGATCGGCCAGGGCAAGGCCGCAAGCGCGGCGGGGGCGATGCGCGGGATCAATCCCGAGATCGATGTCACACCGATCGCCGGGCGCATCGGGGCGGATAACGTGGCGGATCTGGTGGGCGGGCATGACATCGTGCTCGACGGCACCGATAATTTCGCAACCCGGTTTCTCGTGGCGGATGCCTGCGTGCGGGCGCGGGTGACGCTGGTTTCCGCGGCGGTGCTGCGGTTCGAGGGCCAGATTTCGACGTTCAAGCCGCATGCGGGGCCGGACTGCCCGTGCTACCGGTGCCTCTATCCCGAGCCGCCGCCCGAGGGGATGGTGCCGAGCTGTTCGGAAGCCGGGGTGCTCGGGCCGGTGACCGGGGTGATGGGCTGCCTGCAGGCGAGCGAGGCGATCAAGGAAATCCTCGGCATCGGCGTGTCGCTCGCCGGGCGGCTGCTGTTGTGGGATGCGCTGGATATGCGGTTCCGGATGATCGGGGTGCCGCGCGAACCCGGCTGCGCGGTCTGCGGCGGGCAGGCAACACCATGA
- a CDS encoding SH3 domain-containing protein — protein sequence MKWQRAAGLMLLALMLGGWHAVNPGTGPGPGKGSATGWPVPRFASLRSNEIYMRAGPGFQYPIIWVYHRFDLPVEITGEFNVWRHVLAPDGGVGWVHEALLHAVRSFIVIGGRHTMRAAPRADAAPVAYLDKGVIGLITSCRQDASWCAVEAGHRHGWLRRADFWGSFPGEAIK from the coding sequence ATGAAATGGCAGCGCGCCGCCGGGCTGATGCTGCTCGCCTTGATGCTGGGCGGGTGGCACGCGGTCAATCCCGGCACCGGGCCGGGACCGGGCAAGGGCAGCGCCACCGGCTGGCCGGTGCCGCGCTTTGCCAGCCTGCGCTCGAACGAGATCTATATGCGGGCGGGGCCGGGGTTTCAGTATCCGATCATCTGGGTCTACCACCGGTTCGACCTGCCGGTGGAAATCACCGGCGAATTCAACGTGTGGCGCCATGTTCTGGCGCCGGATGGCGGGGTGGGCTGGGTGCACGAGGCGTTGCTGCACGCGGTGCGCAGCTTCATCGTGATCGGCGGGCGGCACACCATGCGCGCCGCCCCGCGCGCGGATGCCGCACCGGTCGCCTATCTCGATAAAGGTGTGATCGGGCTGATCACGTCATGCCGGCAGGATGCAAGCTGGTGCGCGGTGGAGGCCGGCCACCGGCATGGCTGGCTGCGCCGGGCGGATTTCTGGGGCAGCTTCCCCGGTGAGGCGATCAAATAA
- the queC gene encoding 7-cyano-7-deazaguanine synthase QueC produces MTHQAALVLFSGGQDSATCLAYALDRYDRVETIGFFYGQRHAVELECRIPLRDGISGLKSWNCELGPDHMLDIEPALAALGATAMTADIEIATTEAGLPNTFVPGRNLLFLTYAAALAYRRDLGVLVGGMCETDYSGYPDCRSDTMGAMQTALGLGLDRSITIDTPLMYRDKAATWHLAETLGGGALIEIIRVGSHSCYKGTRTTLHDWGYGCGACPACDLRRAGWQRYRAAPGMDKS; encoded by the coding sequence ATGACCCATCAGGCCGCCCTGGTATTGTTCTCCGGCGGGCAGGACAGCGCCACCTGCCTCGCCTACGCGCTCGACCGCTACGACCGGGTCGAGACCATCGGGTTCTTCTACGGCCAGCGCCACGCCGTGGAACTCGAATGCCGCATCCCGCTTCGGGACGGCATTTCAGGACTCAAATCCTGGAATTGCGAGCTCGGTCCCGACCACATGCTCGATATCGAACCCGCCCTTGCCGCGCTGGGTGCGACGGCGATGACGGCGGATATCGAGATTGCCACCACAGAGGCCGGGTTGCCCAACACGTTCGTTCCGGGCCGCAACCTGCTGTTTCTCACCTATGCCGCCGCGCTGGCCTACCGGCGCGACCTCGGTGTGCTGGTCGGCGGCATGTGCGAGACCGATTATTCCGGCTACCCCGACTGCCGGTCCGATACCATGGGCGCGATGCAGACCGCGCTCGGCCTCGGGCTCGACCGGTCGATCACCATCGACACCCCGCTGATGTATCGCGACAAGGCCGCCACCTGGCATCTGGCCGAAACCCTCGGCGGCGGCGCTCTGATCGAGATCATCCGGGTCGGCAGCCATAGTTGCTACAAAGGCACCCGCACGACCCTGCATGACTGGGGCTATGGCTGCGGCGCCTGCCCGGCCTGCGACCTGCGGCGCGCGGGCTGGCAGCGGTATCGCGCGGCGCCCGGTATGGACAAATCGTGA
- a CDS encoding FGGY-family carbohydrate kinase, translating into MPALLTLGIDLGTSGIRAIAIDGGDTIHGQGTARIAPEHRRDPAAIWRGVVAALDALRAHIYMPAIRAIAIDGTSGTLIVTDDQATPIGPATLYSDRATPDSVARIAAIAPRDSAAHGNASPLARLLDLPPATSPRYALHEADWITCRLGGPFGVSDANNALKSGYDPITGTWPGWIDRLGLTATLPHVVEPGTNLAPIDPAIAARFGFDPATSLIAGTTDGCASFLATGADQPGDGVTALGSTLTIKLLSNQPVFAPDYGIYSHRLLGNFLPGGASSAGAAILARHFTPAGIAELSRAIDPTQDSGLDYYPLPAQGERFPINDPAMQPRLTPRPDDDARFLHGMLEGLARIEALGYQRLAELGAPPLRRVLTVGGGAINPVWTALRSRILGVPVAPAPQTDAAVGTARLARIGITRRDTA; encoded by the coding sequence ATGCCCGCCCTCCTCACCCTCGGCATCGACCTCGGCACGTCCGGCATTCGCGCCATCGCGATCGATGGGGGCGACACCATTCACGGTCAGGGCACGGCCCGGATCGCGCCGGAGCATCGCCGCGATCCCGCAGCGATCTGGCGGGGCGTCGTCGCGGCGCTCGATGCGCTCCGGGCCCATATTTATATGCCGGCGATCCGTGCCATCGCGATCGACGGCACTTCCGGCACCCTCATCGTCACGGATGATCAGGCGACGCCGATCGGCCCCGCCACGCTCTACAGCGACCGCGCCACCCCGGACTCGGTCGCCCGCATCGCGGCCATTGCCCCGCGCGACAGTGCCGCCCACGGCAACGCCTCGCCGCTCGCCCGGCTGCTCGACCTGCCTCCGGCCACGAGCCCGCGTTACGCCTTGCACGAAGCGGACTGGATCACCTGCCGCCTCGGCGGGCCGTTCGGCGTCTCGGATGCCAACAACGCCCTGAAATCAGGCTACGATCCCATCACCGGCACCTGGCCCGGCTGGATCGACCGACTGGGCCTCACCGCCACCCTCCCGCACGTGGTGGAACCCGGCACCAATCTCGCCCCGATCGACCCCGCCATCGCCGCGCGCTTCGGCTTCGACCCCGCCACCAGCCTGATCGCCGGCACCACCGATGGCTGCGCCTCGTTTCTCGCCACCGGGGCCGATCAGCCGGGCGATGGCGTCACCGCGCTCGGCTCCACCCTCACGATCAAACTCCTGTCGAACCAGCCGGTCTTTGCCCCCGATTACGGCATCTACAGCCACCGGCTGCTCGGAAACTTCCTGCCCGGCGGGGCCTCCAGCGCGGGTGCGGCCATCCTCGCCCGACACTTCACCCCCGCCGGGATCGCCGAACTCAGCCGCGCCATCGACCCGACCCAGGATTCCGGCCTCGATTACTACCCGCTCCCCGCCCAGGGCGAGCGCTTCCCGATCAACGATCCCGCAATGCAACCCCGGCTCACCCCCCGCCCGGATGACGATGCCCGCTTCCTCCACGGCATGCTCGAAGGCCTCGCCCGGATCGAAGCCCTCGGCTACCAGCGCCTCGCCGAACTCGGCGCGCCGCCGCTGCGCCGTGTCCTTACGGTCGGGGGTGGTGCGATCAATCCCGTCTGGACCGCGCTGCGCTCCCGTATCCTCGGCGTCCCGGTTGCTCCCGCTCCGCAGACCGATGCCGCGGTCGGCACCGCACGCCTCGCGCGCATCGGCATCACGAGACGGGATACCGCATGA
- a CDS encoding TIGR01459 family HAD-type hydrolase, producing MKPDDTAHGEPLPDTANPFLGRTSEIPGLDTLSEDADAFLIDQFGTIHDGEHPYPDAIETLHAIRSAGKKVILLSNSGRRATNNDARLAAMGFTTDCYDASLCSGEVGWADLRADPLPCLRQHCRILLLARDPSLDILEGFDIEPVDTVESADLIMLAGSQTDLYGYDTLWDRIRPGIARNIPLVCTNPDRLMLAGGQLHPGAGTLAEAYRNAGGHVRWYGKPYPRLYRAAFALLPGIPRPRIFGVGDSIEHDVAGAAARGCNSVLTRTGIIAHASDAALAAEMTRYACRPTTIMSRFQW from the coding sequence ATGAAACCCGATGACACGGCCCACGGCGAACCATTACCCGATACGGCCAACCCGTTTCTGGGCCGGACCAGTGAAATCCCCGGCCTCGACACCCTCAGCGAAGATGCTGACGCCTTCCTGATCGACCAGTTCGGCACCATCCACGACGGCGAACACCCTTATCCGGATGCCATCGAAACCCTTCACGCCATCCGCAGCGCCGGCAAGAAAGTCATTCTCCTGTCCAACTCGGGCCGCCGCGCCACCAATAACGATGCCCGCCTCGCCGCCATGGGCTTCACCACAGATTGCTACGACGCGTCGCTCTGCTCCGGCGAAGTCGGCTGGGCCGACCTGCGCGCCGACCCGCTGCCCTGCCTGCGGCAACATTGCCGCATCCTGCTCCTCGCCCGCGACCCCTCGCTCGACATTCTCGAAGGGTTCGACATCGAACCGGTCGATACCGTCGAGTCCGCCGACCTCATCATGCTCGCGGGCTCGCAGACCGACCTCTATGGCTACGACACGCTGTGGGACCGCATCCGGCCGGGGATCGCCCGCAACATCCCGCTGGTCTGCACCAACCCCGACAGGCTCATGCTCGCCGGAGGGCAACTCCATCCCGGTGCCGGAACCCTCGCCGAAGCCTATCGCAACGCGGGTGGTCACGTCCGCTGGTACGGCAAACCCTACCCCCGCCTCTACCGCGCCGCCTTCGCCCTGCTTCCGGGCATCCCGCGTCCGCGCATTTTCGGCGTCGGCGACAGTATCGAACACGATGTCGCCGGTGCCGCCGCCCGTGGCTGCAACAGCGTGCTCACCCGCACCGGCATCATCGCCCACGCCTCCGACGCCGCACTCGCCGCCGAAATGACCCGCTACGCCTGCCGCCCCACCACCATCATGTCCCGATTCCAGTGGTGA